The following coding sequences are from one Sciurus carolinensis chromosome 11, mSciCar1.2, whole genome shotgun sequence window:
- the Rab3il1 gene encoding guanine nucleotide exchange factor for Rab-3A isoform X2 gives MWSGPPQPDEGLPPPLAAVPVPWKNVGPCKGHRESPGSLVEASAGEEAQGEEDPAAAPLDVSRLRSSSMEIREKGSEFLKEELHKAQKELKLKDEECERLCRVREQLEQELEELTASLFEEAHKMVREANMKQAASEKQLKEARGKIDMLQAEVTALKTLVITSTPASPNRELHPQLLSPSKAGPRKGHSRHKSTSSTLCPVVCPAAGHTLTPDKEGKEPGLPPLLSLLLCVIPSKAIHLTYEPAWQLPPGEPPAAPTSATSLSFSQQVDTTLFAEFQAWRASPTLDKACPFLERVYREDVGPCLDFTMQELSALVRAAVEDNTLTIEPVASQALPAGKAAEVDCGSANTCALSGLARICRHRIRLGDSESHYYISPSSRARITAVCNFFTYIRYIQQGLVRQDAEPMFWEIMRLRKEMSLAKLGFFPQEA, from the exons ATGTGGAGCGG CCCACCCCAGCCAGACGAgggcctccctccacccctcGCAGCTGTCCCTGTCCCCTGGAAGAACGTGGGCCCCTGCAAGGGCCACAGGGAGTCCCCAGGATCCCTGGTGGAGGCCTCTGCAGGGGAGGAGGCCCAAGGGGAGGAGGACCCCGCAGCCGCCCCGCTGGACGTGTCCCGCCTACGCAGCTCCTCCATGGAGATCCGAGAAAAGGGCTCAGAGTTCCTGAAGGAGGAGCTGCACAAAGCCCAGAAG GAGCTGAAGCTGAAGGACGAGGAATGTGAGCGTTTGTGCCGCGTGCGGGAGCAGCTGGAGCAGGAGCTGGAGGAACTGACAGCCAGCCTGTTCGAG gaagcccacAAGATGGTTCGGGAAGCCAACATGAAGCAGGCAGCATCAGAAAAACAGTTGAAGGAGGCCCGGGGCAAG ATCGACATGCTGCAGGCAGAAGTGACAGCTTTGAAGACTCTGGTCATCACGTCCACACCAGCCTCTCCCAACCGCGAGCTCCACCCGCAGCTGCTGAGTCCCAGCAAGGCCGGGCCCAGAAAGGGGCACTCGCGCCATAAGAGCACCAGCAGCACCCTCTGCCCCGTCGTGTGCCCCGCCGCAGGGCACACCCTCACCCCAGACAAGGAGGGCAAAGAG cctgggctcccccccctcctctccctgctcctctgcGTGATCCCCAGCAAGGCCATCCACCTCACCTACGAGCCAGCCTGGCAGCTCCCGCCCGGGGAGCCGCCCGCGGCCCCCACCTCTGccacctctctctccttttcccagCAG GTGGACACAACCCTGTTTGCAGAGTTCCAGGCCTGGAGGGCATCGCCCACCCTGGACAAGGCCTGCCCCTTCCTGGAAAGAGTGTACCGCGAGGACGTGGGCCCCTGCCTGGACTTCACCATGCAGGAG CTCTCAGCGCTGGTCCGGGCCGCCGTGGAGGACAACACGCTCACCATTGAGCCAGTGGCCTCACAGGCCCTGCCCGCGGGGAAGGCAGCCGAGGTTGACTGTGGCAGCGCCAA CACGTGTGCCCTGAGTGGGCTGGCTCGCATCTGCCGCCACCGCATCCGGCTCGGAGACTCGGAGAGTCACTACTACATCTCCCCATCCTCCCGGGCCAGG ATCACTGCCGTTTGCAACTTCTTCACCTACATACGCTACATCCAGCAAGGCCTGGTGCGGCAGGATG CAGAGCCCATGTTCTGGGAGATCATGAGGCTGCGGAAGGAGATGTCCCTGGCCAAGCTCGGCTTCTTCCCCCAGGAGGCCTAG
- the Rab3il1 gene encoding guanine nucleotide exchange factor for Rab-3A isoform X4 has protein sequence MWSGPPQPDEGLPPPLAAVPVPWKNVGPCKGHRESPGSLVEASAGEEAQGEEDPAAAPLDVSRLRSSSMEIREKGSEFLKEELHKAQKELKLKDEECERLCRVREQLEQELEELTASLFEEAHKMVREANMKQAASEKQLKEARGKIDMLQAEVTALKTLVITSTPASPNRELHPQLLSPSKAGPRKGHSRHKSTSSTLCPVVCPAAGHTLTPDKEGKEVDTTLFAEFQAWRASPTLDKACPFLERVYREDVGPCLDFTMQELSALVRAAVEDNTLTIEPVASQALPAGKAAEVDCGSANTCALSGLARICRHRIRLGDSESHYYISPSSRARITAVCNFFTYIRYIQQGLVRQDAEPMFWEIMRLRKEMSLAKLGFFPQEA, from the exons ATGTGGAGCGG CCCACCCCAGCCAGACGAgggcctccctccacccctcGCAGCTGTCCCTGTCCCCTGGAAGAACGTGGGCCCCTGCAAGGGCCACAGGGAGTCCCCAGGATCCCTGGTGGAGGCCTCTGCAGGGGAGGAGGCCCAAGGGGAGGAGGACCCCGCAGCCGCCCCGCTGGACGTGTCCCGCCTACGCAGCTCCTCCATGGAGATCCGAGAAAAGGGCTCAGAGTTCCTGAAGGAGGAGCTGCACAAAGCCCAGAAG GAGCTGAAGCTGAAGGACGAGGAATGTGAGCGTTTGTGCCGCGTGCGGGAGCAGCTGGAGCAGGAGCTGGAGGAACTGACAGCCAGCCTGTTCGAG gaagcccacAAGATGGTTCGGGAAGCCAACATGAAGCAGGCAGCATCAGAAAAACAGTTGAAGGAGGCCCGGGGCAAG ATCGACATGCTGCAGGCAGAAGTGACAGCTTTGAAGACTCTGGTCATCACGTCCACACCAGCCTCTCCCAACCGCGAGCTCCACCCGCAGCTGCTGAGTCCCAGCAAGGCCGGGCCCAGAAAGGGGCACTCGCGCCATAAGAGCACCAGCAGCACCCTCTGCCCCGTCGTGTGCCCCGCCGCAGGGCACACCCTCACCCCAGACAAGGAGGGCAAAGAG GTGGACACAACCCTGTTTGCAGAGTTCCAGGCCTGGAGGGCATCGCCCACCCTGGACAAGGCCTGCCCCTTCCTGGAAAGAGTGTACCGCGAGGACGTGGGCCCCTGCCTGGACTTCACCATGCAGGAG CTCTCAGCGCTGGTCCGGGCCGCCGTGGAGGACAACACGCTCACCATTGAGCCAGTGGCCTCACAGGCCCTGCCCGCGGGGAAGGCAGCCGAGGTTGACTGTGGCAGCGCCAA CACGTGTGCCCTGAGTGGGCTGGCTCGCATCTGCCGCCACCGCATCCGGCTCGGAGACTCGGAGAGTCACTACTACATCTCCCCATCCTCCCGGGCCAGG ATCACTGCCGTTTGCAACTTCTTCACCTACATACGCTACATCCAGCAAGGCCTGGTGCGGCAGGATG CAGAGCCCATGTTCTGGGAGATCATGAGGCTGCGGAAGGAGATGTCCCTGGCCAAGCTCGGCTTCTTCCCCCAGGAGGCCTAG
- the Rab3il1 gene encoding guanine nucleotide exchange factor for Rab-3A isoform X1 has product MNASDKPAGCPARGTCPVFLAMSSGTVRYAPSGPGPALGRSLGEEPWGTDSPPQPDEGLPPPLAAVPVPWKNVGPCKGHRESPGSLVEASAGEEAQGEEDPAAAPLDVSRLRSSSMEIREKGSEFLKEELHKAQKELKLKDEECERLCRVREQLEQELEELTASLFEEAHKMVREANMKQAASEKQLKEARGKIDMLQAEVTALKTLVITSTPASPNRELHPQLLSPSKAGPRKGHSRHKSTSSTLCPVVCPAAGHTLTPDKEGKEPGLPPLLSLLLCVIPSKAIHLTYEPAWQLPPGEPPAAPTSATSLSFSQQVDTTLFAEFQAWRASPTLDKACPFLERVYREDVGPCLDFTMQELSALVRAAVEDNTLTIEPVASQALPAGKAAEVDCGSANTCALSGLARICRHRIRLGDSESHYYISPSSRARITAVCNFFTYIRYIQQGLVRQDAEPMFWEIMRLRKEMSLAKLGFFPQEA; this is encoded by the exons ATGAATGCCTCTGACAAGCCCGCTGGGTGCCCTGCCCGAGGGACATGCCCGGTGTTCCTGGCCATGAGCTCGGGGACTGTCCGCTATGCCCCATCAGGCCCGGGTCCTGCACTTGGGAGGAGCCTGGGAGAGGAGCCGTGGGGCACAGACAG CCCACCCCAGCCAGACGAgggcctccctccacccctcGCAGCTGTCCCTGTCCCCTGGAAGAACGTGGGCCCCTGCAAGGGCCACAGGGAGTCCCCAGGATCCCTGGTGGAGGCCTCTGCAGGGGAGGAGGCCCAAGGGGAGGAGGACCCCGCAGCCGCCCCGCTGGACGTGTCCCGCCTACGCAGCTCCTCCATGGAGATCCGAGAAAAGGGCTCAGAGTTCCTGAAGGAGGAGCTGCACAAAGCCCAGAAG GAGCTGAAGCTGAAGGACGAGGAATGTGAGCGTTTGTGCCGCGTGCGGGAGCAGCTGGAGCAGGAGCTGGAGGAACTGACAGCCAGCCTGTTCGAG gaagcccacAAGATGGTTCGGGAAGCCAACATGAAGCAGGCAGCATCAGAAAAACAGTTGAAGGAGGCCCGGGGCAAG ATCGACATGCTGCAGGCAGAAGTGACAGCTTTGAAGACTCTGGTCATCACGTCCACACCAGCCTCTCCCAACCGCGAGCTCCACCCGCAGCTGCTGAGTCCCAGCAAGGCCGGGCCCAGAAAGGGGCACTCGCGCCATAAGAGCACCAGCAGCACCCTCTGCCCCGTCGTGTGCCCCGCCGCAGGGCACACCCTCACCCCAGACAAGGAGGGCAAAGAG cctgggctcccccccctcctctccctgctcctctgcGTGATCCCCAGCAAGGCCATCCACCTCACCTACGAGCCAGCCTGGCAGCTCCCGCCCGGGGAGCCGCCCGCGGCCCCCACCTCTGccacctctctctccttttcccagCAG GTGGACACAACCCTGTTTGCAGAGTTCCAGGCCTGGAGGGCATCGCCCACCCTGGACAAGGCCTGCCCCTTCCTGGAAAGAGTGTACCGCGAGGACGTGGGCCCCTGCCTGGACTTCACCATGCAGGAG CTCTCAGCGCTGGTCCGGGCCGCCGTGGAGGACAACACGCTCACCATTGAGCCAGTGGCCTCACAGGCCCTGCCCGCGGGGAAGGCAGCCGAGGTTGACTGTGGCAGCGCCAA CACGTGTGCCCTGAGTGGGCTGGCTCGCATCTGCCGCCACCGCATCCGGCTCGGAGACTCGGAGAGTCACTACTACATCTCCCCATCCTCCCGGGCCAGG ATCACTGCCGTTTGCAACTTCTTCACCTACATACGCTACATCCAGCAAGGCCTGGTGCGGCAGGATG CAGAGCCCATGTTCTGGGAGATCATGAGGCTGCGGAAGGAGATGTCCCTGGCCAAGCTCGGCTTCTTCCCCCAGGAGGCCTAG
- the Rab3il1 gene encoding guanine nucleotide exchange factor for Rab-3A isoform X3 produces the protein MNASDKPAGCPARGTCPVFLAMSSGTVRYAPSGPGPALGRSLGEEPWGTDSPPQPDEGLPPPLAAVPVPWKNVGPCKGHRESPGSLVEASAGEEAQGEEDPAAAPLDVSRLRSSSMEIREKGSEFLKEELHKAQKELKLKDEECERLCRVREQLEQELEELTASLFEEAHKMVREANMKQAASEKQLKEARGKIDMLQAEVTALKTLVITSTPASPNRELHPQLLSPSKAGPRKGHSRHKSTSSTLCPVVCPAAGHTLTPDKEGKEVDTTLFAEFQAWRASPTLDKACPFLERVYREDVGPCLDFTMQELSALVRAAVEDNTLTIEPVASQALPAGKAAEVDCGSANTCALSGLARICRHRIRLGDSESHYYISPSSRARITAVCNFFTYIRYIQQGLVRQDAEPMFWEIMRLRKEMSLAKLGFFPQEA, from the exons ATGAATGCCTCTGACAAGCCCGCTGGGTGCCCTGCCCGAGGGACATGCCCGGTGTTCCTGGCCATGAGCTCGGGGACTGTCCGCTATGCCCCATCAGGCCCGGGTCCTGCACTTGGGAGGAGCCTGGGAGAGGAGCCGTGGGGCACAGACAG CCCACCCCAGCCAGACGAgggcctccctccacccctcGCAGCTGTCCCTGTCCCCTGGAAGAACGTGGGCCCCTGCAAGGGCCACAGGGAGTCCCCAGGATCCCTGGTGGAGGCCTCTGCAGGGGAGGAGGCCCAAGGGGAGGAGGACCCCGCAGCCGCCCCGCTGGACGTGTCCCGCCTACGCAGCTCCTCCATGGAGATCCGAGAAAAGGGCTCAGAGTTCCTGAAGGAGGAGCTGCACAAAGCCCAGAAG GAGCTGAAGCTGAAGGACGAGGAATGTGAGCGTTTGTGCCGCGTGCGGGAGCAGCTGGAGCAGGAGCTGGAGGAACTGACAGCCAGCCTGTTCGAG gaagcccacAAGATGGTTCGGGAAGCCAACATGAAGCAGGCAGCATCAGAAAAACAGTTGAAGGAGGCCCGGGGCAAG ATCGACATGCTGCAGGCAGAAGTGACAGCTTTGAAGACTCTGGTCATCACGTCCACACCAGCCTCTCCCAACCGCGAGCTCCACCCGCAGCTGCTGAGTCCCAGCAAGGCCGGGCCCAGAAAGGGGCACTCGCGCCATAAGAGCACCAGCAGCACCCTCTGCCCCGTCGTGTGCCCCGCCGCAGGGCACACCCTCACCCCAGACAAGGAGGGCAAAGAG GTGGACACAACCCTGTTTGCAGAGTTCCAGGCCTGGAGGGCATCGCCCACCCTGGACAAGGCCTGCCCCTTCCTGGAAAGAGTGTACCGCGAGGACGTGGGCCCCTGCCTGGACTTCACCATGCAGGAG CTCTCAGCGCTGGTCCGGGCCGCCGTGGAGGACAACACGCTCACCATTGAGCCAGTGGCCTCACAGGCCCTGCCCGCGGGGAAGGCAGCCGAGGTTGACTGTGGCAGCGCCAA CACGTGTGCCCTGAGTGGGCTGGCTCGCATCTGCCGCCACCGCATCCGGCTCGGAGACTCGGAGAGTCACTACTACATCTCCCCATCCTCCCGGGCCAGG ATCACTGCCGTTTGCAACTTCTTCACCTACATACGCTACATCCAGCAAGGCCTGGTGCGGCAGGATG CAGAGCCCATGTTCTGGGAGATCATGAGGCTGCGGAAGGAGATGTCCCTGGCCAAGCTCGGCTTCTTCCCCCAGGAGGCCTAG